A region of Vigna radiata var. radiata cultivar VC1973A chromosome 10, Vradiata_ver6, whole genome shotgun sequence DNA encodes the following proteins:
- the LOC106774745 gene encoding cytochrome P450 71D9-like, translating into MDLQTFYFISILIFMFIAHKIITKKSASTPNLPPGPWRLPIIGNIHNLVGSLPHRRLRDLSAKYGPLMHLKLGEVCTIVVSSAECAKEVLKTHDLIFASRPPILASKIMSYDSMGIAFSPYGDYWRQLRKICALELLSSKRVQSFQPIREEELTKFIKSIASREGSPINLTKEILTTISTIVSRTALGSKYRDHQKFISAVRKATEVAGGFDLGDLYPSAGWLQNISGLKSKIEQYHQQTDQIMQSIVDDHREAKLSAAKCQGEQVEDDLVDVLMKEEFGLSDNGIKAVILDIYGGGSETSATTIDWAMAEMMKNSRVMKKAQAEVRKVFNMKGRVDENCINELKYLKLVVKETLRLHPPVPLLLPRECGQTCEIHGYNIPAKSKVIVNAWAIGRDSNYWTEPVRFHPERFIDSSIDYKGNNFEYIPFGAGRRICPGITFASRVMELALAMLLYHFDWKLPSGMICGELDMSEDFGITIRRKHDQLLVAFPYLPLPVS; encoded by the exons ATGGATCTTCAAACCTTCTACTTCATATCCATtctcatttttatgtttattgcACACAAAATAATAACCAAGAAATCTGCCTCAACTCCAAATTTGCCACCAGGGCCGTGGAGGCTACCAATCATAGGGAACATACACAACCTCGTTGGCTCACTTCCCCATCGTAGACTGAGAGATTTATCAGCAAAATATGGACCCTTGATGCATCTGAAGCTTGGAGAGGTTTGTACTATTGTGGTTTCATCTGCAGAGTGTGCTAAAGAAGTGTTAAAAACCCATGATCTTATCTTTGCATCAAGGCCTCCAATACTAGCTTCAAAGATAATGTCTTATGATTCTATGGGGATTGCTTTTTCTCCTTATGGTGATTATTGGAGACAGCTAAGGAAGATTTGTGCGTTGGAGTTATTAAGCTCGAAACGTGTCCAATCTTTCCAGCCAATCAGAGAGGAAGAGCTCACTAAATTCATCAAAAGCATTGCTTCAAGAGAAGGGTCACCCATCAATCTCACCAAAGAAATCCTTACAACAATATCTACAATTGTTTCGAGGACAGCCCTTGGAAGCAAGTATAGGGACCATCAAAAGTTCATATCAGCTGTTAGGAAAGCCACAGAGGTCGCTGGAGGTTTTGACTTGGGAGATTTGTACCCTTCTGCCGGATGGCTTCAGAACATCTCAGGGTTGAAGTCCAAGATTGAACAGTATCATCAACAAACTGATCAGATAATGCAAAGCATCGTGGATGATCACAGAGAAGCTAAATTAAGTGCTGCAAAATGCCAGGGTGAACAAGTGGAGGATGATCTTGTAGATGTGCTCATGAAGGAGGAGTTTGGCCTAAGTGACAATGGTATCAAGGCGGTGATTTTG GATATCTATGGAGGGGGAAGTGAGACATCAGCAACAACCATAGATTGGGCGATGGCTGAAATGATGAAGAATTCAAGAGTAATGAAAAAAGCACAAGCTGAAGTTAGAAAGGTATTCAACATGAAAGGAAGGGTTGATGAAAATTGCATCAATGAACTCAAATATTTGAAACTAGTTGTGAAAGAGACCTTGAGATTACACCCTCCAGTTCCTCTTTTGCTTCCAAGAGAATGTGGTCAAACATGTGAGATACATGGCTATAACATACCTGCCAAAAGCAAGGTCATAGTCAATGCTTGGGCAATCGGAAGAGATTCAAACTATTGGACTGAACCAGTGAGGTTTCATCCCGAGAGATTCATTGACAGCAGTATTGACTACAAAGGGAATAATTTTGAGTACATTCCTTTTGGAGCTGGAAGAAGGATATGCCCTGGAATCACATTTGCATCCAGAGTTATGGAACTGGCCCTTGCAATGTTGCTGTATCACTTTGATTGGAAACTTCCAAGTGGAATGATATGTGGAGAATTGGACATGAGTGAAGACTTTGGAATCACAATTAGAAGAAAGCATGATCAGCTCTTGGTTGCTTTTCCTTATCTTCCTTTGCCTGTCTCATGA